The region CTCCGCCGTCAGGTCCGCCTAGTATAACGTGCTTTTCACGACGAAAACTGACCGCACCTGCTCCGCCGTGACCCGAGCTTAATGTCAAACTTACACTATCTATAAACATAAATTTACCTTTGTTTTTAGGCGATTATATCAAATTTTCAAAAAGACTTGGTTTGAATATAAAATTATAATATAATAACCAATTATTATTATCAAAAAAAGGAAACACAATGAAATCTTTTGAAGATTTAGTTAATGAAAAACAATGCGTTATAAAAGAGTGTAAAAATTTTATAGAAAATATAAGAAATTTTTACAAATCTGATGAAAATATCCCAAACAATGCAAGCATTTTGATGGATTTAATTTATCAAAAAATAAAAATTTACGAGAGTATATCTTGCAGCAATTACGACGAAACAATAAAATCAATAGAGGATATAAACGAGAAAATTTATAAGCAAATTTACATATTAAAAAATGAAATTTGGAATGACTTTAAAGCCAATTTAAAAATTATAAAAGAAAAATATAATATAGAAAATACAAATACAGAAAAACTATTAAACCAAAATTTAGAAGACAAAAGAAACCAAATAATAAATAATGAATATTTTAATATGTATCTTAAAAATAAATCCGAAGCAATAAAATTAAAAATAATCAACAAAAACATAAAGTTAGTTTTAACAAATAAAATAGCAAAAGCCTTAATATTATCAGCAACAGGAATAATAACATTTTGGTTATATTTTTGGATTAATATAGGTTATACTCCTCCTATACAAGAAATGTTAGAAATGATAATTCCCGTATCTGTTATGCAGATAACAATAGCCACATTAATCTTTATTGTCATGATTATGTTTTCATACTGGTATGTATCTGAAAGAAACTCTGGCAAATTCATAAACTCTACATTTATATACTATAAATCATTATTTATACCTATTTTTTCTATTTTACTCGGTATTTTTATAGCTTTAATGTATAAAAACTGGATATCATTTATTTTAACTTCTTCAGTAATATATATTTTAACTACTATATTTATAAAGTATAGAAAAAAAGATTTATCTGTTATTATTTGCACATCAATACTTTGTTTGGCTATTTTTATATTCTCTATGATTGCAAGCTCAAAATTTAATATGCCAGATAAATGGCTATCTATATTTCTTTTATTATATAGCTTTATGCTTATTTGGATTATTGTAGTTTCTAACGAAACCAAAGAAAAAGAGATCGAGATAGTATTTTTGACTACAGTGCTAATAATCACTTCATCAATAAGTTTTTTCAGCTTTGACTTCATAATACAAAAAATAAATGCAGGCAATATCAATTATAAATTTATATCTATCGATAAAAAAGCCTTAAATTCTTTACCTGATGGAATTTGTAGAGAAAATTGCGAAGAGCACTTTTGTATAAACAATACAAAAGGAATTTATGCTTGCGAAAATATTAATATAACAGCAATTTCTTATATAGATGGGAATTTTACTTATAAAAATAATGACACAAATATAACTAAAAGTATTGAGAAAGTGTCCGGTAAATGCTTTAAATTTTTAGACGAAAATCAAACTATAATTGATATTCCAAAAGAAAGTGAATTAA is a window of Campylobacter sp. CCUG 57310 DNA encoding:
- a CDS encoding DMT family transporter; its protein translation is MKSFEDLVNEKQCVIKECKNFIENIRNFYKSDENIPNNASILMDLIYQKIKIYESISCSNYDETIKSIEDINEKIYKQIYILKNEIWNDFKANLKIIKEKYNIENTNTEKLLNQNLEDKRNQIINNEYFNMYLKNKSEAIKLKIINKNIKLVLTNKIAKALILSATGIITFWLYFWINIGYTPPIQEMLEMIIPVSVMQITIATLIFIVMIMFSYWYVSERNSGKFINSTFIYYKSLFIPIFSILLGIFIALMYKNWISFILTSSVIYILTTIFIKYRKKDLSVIICTSILCLAIFIFSMIASSKFNMPDKWLSIFLLLYSFMLIWIIVVSNETKEKEIEIVFLTTVLIITSSISFFSFDFIIQKINAGNINYKFISIDKKALNSLPDGICRENCEEHFCINNTKGIYACENINITAISYIDGNFTYKNNDTNITKSIEKVSGKCFKFLDENQTIIDIPKESELNFKDQILIIKKDKNTKKEYRNVSLKSDPKICMTYIKNQDNHTFKIYNIKALSTLGNFYLLKTIDGKIFEIDLNLIISKEKE